In Nitrosopumilus sp. b3, the genomic stretch TTTGTCAGTCCTGATACATACATGATACCACAACAAGCTGGAGTGGAGGAACCAGTTGAAGAAGTTGCACCTACTGGACCAATATTTGCAATTGAAATTTTAGAAGGCTCAGCTGAAGAAGGAGCACCAGATTATGAACCAGATAGAGCAATAGTTCAACAAGGACACATAGTAGAATGGACTAACGTAGACTCTGTTGCACATACTGTAACTAGTTCAGTAGACTTTGGAGAAACATTTGATTCTAGTTTGATTAGTGCAGGTGAAGTCTATACATTAGATACAAGTGATTTAGAAATTGGTGAATATGAATACATGTGTATTGTACATCCATGGATGGTTGCAACATTAGTAATTGAAGCACCAAAAGAACCAACTAAAGTTATAATTCCAGAAGGAGCTGCAATACCAGAAGAAGGCCAGATATATTATGATCCGGAAGTAATCGACATCTCAGTTGGAACTACAGTAGTTTGGGAAAATGTAGATAATACAATGCATACTGCAACTTCAGGTAATCCTGAAACAGGTGCAGATGGAGTATTTGATTCAGACATATTATCCACGGGAGATTCGTATGAGTTTACATTTGTAGACGCAGGAAGTTACGACTATTATTGTATTTTACATCCATGGATGATTGGAACAGTCAACGTAGAATAGATTTGCAGAAAATTATTTTATCAGAAACTGATAAAAAAATTCTATCAGAATATTCAGAAAATCAGAAACCAAACGAATCATGTGCAATTTTATTTGGTAAAAATAATTTAGTTTCAGACGTCTTCCTAACAGAAAATATTGAAGAGTCTCCAGTGAATTTTACAATCTCAAATGATCAATTAATTGAAGGGTACAAGATTGCAGAGCAAAAAGGGCTTGAGGTAATCGGAATATTTCACTCACATCCAGATTCAGATGCATTTCCATCAAACACAGACAAAAAATTCATGGAAAGTAATCCAGTTGTATGGATAATTTATTCAGGTATCAATAAAAATTTTAGAGCGTTTGTACTTGAATCAGAAATATTAGAAATTCCAATCGAATAGGACTATTTCAAGCTAAATGTAGCCCGCTCAGTGTCAATATCATTTAGAATGGATTTATCAGGTGAAATGATTTTTCCAATCACATTTACGGGCGAAGCTGGTGTAATCTCTCCAGGCTTGCCTATAGGAGTAGGTCCATAAAACAAGCATATTGCTTTTCCAGTTGGCCAATAGGCAACATCATTTAGTTCTACAGGAGACTTTGCATTCTCTTCGGGTTGAGATATAGGAGATTTTGACGTATAGATTTCATCACCCCAAACATTAAGATCAACTGTAAATGGTAAATTTTTGATAAAATCATTGACAGTTTTTGGAGAATTTCTATCATCTAATTCTAAAAGTATGTTTGAAGAGTTTGGAATTGTAATTTCAACGGTATATTTCATGAATTCTGATGATCTTTGAATTAAATATCCCTTTTTTTAATTACAAATATGGAAATTCACGTATACGACACTTATGTCAAAGCAGCAGATGGTCATACCATGCATTTTGATGTAATTACTGGTGAAAAAGATCACGACAAAGCCATCACATATGGTAAAGAGTGGTTAGAATCAATCGGTGAAGGACAAGCAGAGATGACTACAAATGAATGTCAATTCTGCCATTCACAAGGTGCACCAGAACCTGTAGAGCAGGCAATTAAGGAAAAAGGCTACTTTATCCAAAAGATGGAAGGCTGTCCTTAAACATTTTTTTCATTTTTCTACAAGACTTTTTTAGATTAGTTGTTTAACAATCATCATGTCTGAACACAAATATTCAAAATGGACAGTAGAAGGAGACAAGAAAACAAAATGGATTTGCGGATGTTTCCAGACAGCTGACAACTATTTCAAATTCTGCGACACCCATAATTCAACATTACAAAAAGCAATTCAAGCTCAAATTGATGAGTTAGATATGACACTTATTGTAGAAGACTAGATTGCAAGAATTGCAACAAATGCAGATACAAAGACAATTGCAATTGTGTTTAATAATTTAATCACAGTGTTTAGTGCAGGTCCAGCAGTATCTTTGTATGGATCACCGATGATATCTCCAACTACTGCGACTTTGTGAACCTCAGAGCCTTTCTCACCGTTCATCTCAACTAGTTTCTTAGCATTATCCCATGCACCACCAGTGTTTGCCAAGTGGTATGCTAGTAAAATTCCAGTTACAACTGCACCCATTAGTAATCCGGCAACTGCAGTTGGGCCTAAGAGAATACCCAAAATTATTGGTGCTAGTATTGCAACAATTGCTGGTTTCCAAAGTTCTTTAATTGATGCAACAGTTGCAATGTCTACACATTTTGCATAATCAGGCTTTGATGTTCCTTTAAGGATTCCAGAATCTGCTTTGAATTGTCGTCTTACTTCATCTACCATTTTTCCTGCAGCCCTTGACACACCATTGATTAATTGGCCTGTAATGATAAATGGAATCAGTCCACCAATGAGCAATCCAACAATAATTGCTGGATTAGTTAAACTGTAATCTAATTCTAAAACACCTTCAAAGATGTGTGCTGCTTCAAATTGGAATGCTTGAATCATTGCCAAGGCAGCTAATGCAGCACTGGCAATAGCAAATCCCTTTGTAACTGCCTTTGTTGTATTTCCTACTGCATCAATTTCATCAGTTACCTTACGATTTTCTTCTCCCATTCCAGTCATTTCAACAATTCCACCTGCGTTATCTGCAATAGGACCAAATGCATCAATACTAAGGACAATTCCCGCAAGACTCAACATAGCCATTGCAGTTAGAGAAGTTCCAAAGATCCCATAAAGTATTGGGTCAGTTCCTTCAGGAGCTGCTGATGAAGCAATAGAATATGAAATTATAATTGCAACAACTAGGGCAATCATAAATGGTCCTGTTGATTGCATGCCTTTGATAATTCCCATTAATGTTAATGATGCATAACCCCACTTTGCAGAATCTGCAATTTCTTTTACTGGGCCTTTTTTATAACTAGTATAGTTGTCTGTGATTTTCTGAATTACTGGAACAAGTATTACTCCAATAACTGTAGTTCCAAACAAAGCATATCCTGCTGCAGATTGTTCAATGAATTGTGTGATAAATACATAGTTTAATCCAATTGCAATTGCAGCTGAAACATAAAATGAACGATTCAACGGCTTCATCACATCAGTTACTCCTTTTGAGCCAACAATTACAACACCAATGATTGATGCAATCATTCCAGATGAGCCAATAAGAATTGGATAAAGGAAGTAATTTGGAGCGCCAATTAATGCTGCAATAAGTAATGCTGCAAGTATTGTAACAATGTATGATTCATAAACATCAGAACCCATTCCTGCTGCATCACCAACATTGTCACCAACGTTGTCGGCAATAGTTGCAGGGTTTCTAGGATCATCTTCAGGAATATTAGCCTCCACTT encodes the following:
- a CDS encoding plastocyanin/azurin family copper-binding protein — its product is MSNWDLMMPGMGLTAIGLAGLTLSYAGIAHTFIDGMHALTGLTMFVGLIFLAAGILDGGVSTSNRAKATTLVIISIALGFGMFALTMNSSDYVITIAGILMAIAFPAIIIAYLAMKHPTIVKPVGSIVGMAAATGIIMWVAFGFVSPDTYMIPQQAGVEEPVEEVAPTGPIFAIEILEGSAEEGAPDYEPDRAIVQQGHIVEWTNVDSVAHTVTSSVDFGETFDSSLISAGEVYTLDTSDLEIGEYEYMCIVHPWMVATLVIEAPKEPTKVIIPEGAAIPEEGQIYYDPEVIDISVGTTVVWENVDNTMHTATSGNPETGADGVFDSDILSTGDSYEFTFVDAGSYDYYCILHPWMIGTVNVE
- a CDS encoding M67 family metallopeptidase, encoding MQKIILSETDKKILSEYSENQKPNESCAILFGKNNLVSDVFLTENIEESPVNFTISNDQLIEGYKIAEQKGLEVIGIFHSHPDSDAFPSNTDKKFMESNPVVWIIYSGINKNFRAFVLESEILEIPIE
- a CDS encoding cyclophilin-like fold protein, translating into MKYTVEITIPNSSNILLELDDRNSPKTVNDFIKNLPFTVDLNVWGDEIYTSKSPISQPEENAKSPVELNDVAYWPTGKAICLFYGPTPIGKPGEITPASPVNVIGKIISPDKSILNDIDTERATFSLK
- a CDS encoding DUF2024 family protein yields the protein MEIHVYDTYVKAADGHTMHFDVITGEKDHDKAITYGKEWLESIGEGQAEMTTNECQFCHSQGAPEPVEQAIKEKGYFIQKMEGCP
- a CDS encoding sodium-translocating pyrophosphatase; translation: MEIAEILPFIAGIASFLVAGGLVAWITKQPAGTKEMMDISNAVKEGAAAFLKREMMIIVPVAIALSLIIAVFLTPSNGLAFAVGAALSAVAGIISLKITVKAAVRAANLSSSGLGKTFAMAFRGGATVGLAVPAMALVAITGLYVIYPDPITIAGVGIGASLIALFIRIGGGIFTKAADMGADLVGKVEANIPEDDPRNPATIADNVGDNVGDAAGMGSDVYESYIVTILAALLIAALIGAPNYFLYPILIGSSGMIASIIGVVIVGSKGVTDVMKPLNRSFYVSAAIAIGLNYVFITQFIEQSAAGYALFGTTVIGVILVPVIQKITDNYTSYKKGPVKEIADSAKWGYASLTLMGIIKGMQSTGPFMIALVVAIIISYSIASSAAPEGTDPILYGIFGTSLTAMAMLSLAGIVLSIDAFGPIADNAGGIVEMTGMGEENRKVTDEIDAVGNTTKAVTKGFAIASAALAALAMIQAFQFEAAHIFEGVLELDYSLTNPAIIVGLLIGGLIPFIITGQLINGVSRAAGKMVDEVRRQFKADSGILKGTSKPDYAKCVDIATVASIKELWKPAIVAILAPIILGILLGPTAVAGLLMGAVVTGILLAYHLANTGGAWDNAKKLVEMNGEKGSEVHKVAVVGDIIGDPYKDTAGPALNTVIKLLNTIAIVFVSAFVAILAI